The following are encoded together in the Methylorubrum sp. B1-46 genome:
- the gmk gene encoding guanylate kinase: MTQDATQGRPDIARRGLILILSSPSGAGKTTLTRAIAQDGGWGLDLSISVTTRARRPSEIDGRHYRFIDREAFEDLRTRDDLLEWAEVHGNFYGTPRRPVERTLAQGRDMIFDIDYQGTRQVRQRLQDDVVTVFILPPSFSELRNRLERRAEDSPETIERRLANARNEMQRWSEYDYVIVNDDLDESFRALQAILTAERLKRTRRTGLPGFVDGLLAEAERGA, translated from the coding sequence ATGACGCAGGACGCCACGCAAGGCAGGCCGGACATCGCCCGGCGCGGGCTGATCCTGATCCTGTCCTCGCCCTCGGGTGCGGGCAAGACGACGCTGACGCGCGCCATCGCCCAGGACGGCGGCTGGGGCCTCGACCTGTCGATCTCGGTCACGACCCGGGCGCGCCGCCCCTCGGAGATCGACGGGCGCCACTACCGCTTCATCGACCGCGAGGCGTTCGAGGATCTGCGCACCCGCGACGACCTGCTGGAATGGGCCGAGGTCCACGGCAATTTCTACGGCACGCCGCGCCGCCCGGTGGAGAGGACGCTGGCCCAAGGCCGGGACATGATCTTCGACATCGACTACCAGGGCACCCGCCAGGTGCGGCAGCGCCTGCAGGACGACGTGGTGACGGTGTTCATCCTGCCGCCGAGTTTCTCGGAGCTGCGCAACCGGCTGGAGCGCCGGGCGGAGGATTCGCCCGAGACCATCGAGCGGCGTCTGGCCAATGCCCGCAACGAGATGCAGCGCTGGAGCGAGTACGACTACGTCATCGTCAACGACGACCTCGACGAGTCGTTTCGCGCGCTCCAGGCGATCCTGACCGCCGAGCGCCTCAAGCGCACCCGCCGCACCGGGCTGCCGGGCTTCGTCGACGGGCTGCTGGCCGAGGCCGAGCGGGGCGCCTGA
- a CDS encoding ABC transporter ATP-binding protein: MLKAFLAYYRPHRTLFLVDFGCAVLSGLLELGFPLAVKAFVDRLLPQQDWSLILLAAAGLTLLYVANAGLMVVVTYWGHLLGINIETEMRARAFEHLQKLSFRFFDGQKTGHLVARVTKDLEEIGEVAHHGPEDVFIAVMTLVGAFVLMFLVHPPLALMTLAILPLIAFVVIRYGGRMTRNWQAQYGRVGAFNARIEENVGGIRVVKAFANEAHERALFASDNLKYRTTKLEAYRLMAGALSINYLGLRLVQIVVLLGGAAFVVRGDLSAGGFVGFLLLVGVFYRPLEKIGAVIETYPKGIAGFRRYQELLATEPDIADRPGAIPAPPLRGEIRFEGVRFGYSPDRPVLDGVDLTIRAGETVAFVGPSGAGKTTLLSLIPRFYEAEAGRITIDGHDIRDLTLASLRSQIGIVQQDVFLFAGTIRENIAYGRLDASEAEIRDAAARARLDGLIASLPEGLDTVIGERGVKLSGGQKQRLAIARAFLKNPPILILDEATSALDTQTEREIQASLSELAEGRTTLVIAHRLATIRHADRIVVVAENGIAEQGRHDALLASDGYYRRLHAAQVEDSLSDRPRTAAE, encoded by the coding sequence ATGCTGAAGGCCTTCCTCGCCTATTACCGGCCGCACCGGACGCTGTTCCTGGTGGATTTCGGCTGCGCCGTGCTCTCGGGCCTGCTCGAACTCGGCTTTCCACTCGCGGTCAAAGCCTTCGTCGACCGGCTGCTGCCGCAGCAGGATTGGAGCCTGATCCTGCTCGCGGCGGCCGGGCTGACGCTGCTCTACGTCGCCAATGCCGGCCTGATGGTGGTGGTGACCTATTGGGGGCACCTACTCGGAATCAACATCGAGACCGAGATGCGGGCGCGCGCCTTCGAGCACCTGCAGAAGCTCTCGTTCCGCTTCTTCGACGGACAGAAGACCGGCCACCTCGTGGCCCGCGTCACCAAGGATCTGGAGGAGATCGGCGAGGTCGCTCATCACGGCCCCGAGGACGTGTTCATCGCCGTCATGACCCTGGTGGGCGCCTTCGTGCTGATGTTCCTCGTCCACCCGCCGCTGGCGCTGATGACGCTCGCGATCCTGCCTCTGATCGCCTTCGTCGTCATTCGCTACGGCGGGCGCATGACGCGCAACTGGCAGGCGCAGTACGGCCGCGTCGGCGCCTTCAACGCCCGCATCGAGGAGAATGTCGGCGGCATCCGCGTGGTGAAGGCCTTCGCCAACGAGGCGCACGAGCGGGCGCTGTTCGCCTCCGACAACCTGAAATACCGCACCACCAAGCTCGAAGCCTACCGCCTGATGGCGGGTGCCCTGTCGATCAACTATCTGGGCCTGCGCCTCGTGCAGATCGTGGTGCTCCTGGGCGGCGCCGCCTTCGTGGTGCGCGGCGACCTGAGCGCCGGCGGCTTCGTCGGCTTCCTGCTGCTGGTGGGCGTGTTCTACCGGCCGCTGGAAAAGATCGGCGCGGTGATCGAGACCTATCCGAAGGGCATCGCCGGCTTTCGCCGCTATCAGGAACTGCTCGCCACCGAGCCCGATATCGCCGACCGGCCGGGCGCGATCCCGGCCCCGCCGCTCAGGGGCGAGATCCGGTTCGAGGGGGTGCGCTTCGGCTACAGCCCGGACCGGCCGGTGCTCGACGGCGTCGATCTCACGATCCGCGCGGGCGAGACGGTGGCCTTCGTCGGCCCTTCAGGCGCCGGCAAGACGACGCTGCTGTCGCTGATCCCGCGCTTCTACGAGGCGGAAGCCGGCCGCATCACCATCGACGGCCACGACATCCGCGACCTGACGCTGGCCTCGCTGCGCAGCCAGATCGGCATCGTGCAGCAGGACGTGTTCCTGTTCGCCGGCACGATCCGCGAGAACATCGCCTACGGCCGCCTCGATGCGAGCGAGGCCGAGATCCGCGACGCCGCCGCCCGCGCCCGGCTCGACGGGCTGATCGCGTCGCTCCCCGAGGGGCTCGATACGGTGATCGGCGAGCGCGGGGTGAAGCTCTCGGGCGGGCAGAAGCAGCGGCTGGCGATTGCCCGCGCCTTCCTCAAGAACCCGCCGATCCTGATCCTCGACGAAGCGACCTCGGCGCTCGACACGCAGACCGAGCGCGAGATCCAGGCCTCGCTGTCCGAGCTGGCGGAGGGGCGCACGACCCTGGTGATCGCCCATCGCCTGGCCACGATCCGCCACGCCGACCGCATCGTGGTGGTGGCCGAGAACGGCATCGCCGAGCAGGGCCGCCACGATGCGCTGCTGGCGAGCGACGGCTACTACCGGCGCCTGCACGCCGCGCAGGTGGAGGATTCTCTTTCGGACCGGCCGCGCACGGCGGCGGAGTGA
- a CDS encoding MFS transporter yields MNGYEPTPHAAPVSDRSEPGWAAQLAPFFCLYVTFGTTLGFLVSGAPLILRARGIDLAEVGVLQLINLPVGLTFLWAMLVDRFRLPGLPHRLGWIVLMQGTAIALLIVLSRGEAWPLPALFGLALATCFCVATMDIALEALVVETVGPERRPYVASAKLCGASLGGLFGAGVLIAAYDRLGWQNAVLAVAILNGLCLLPMLRYPERALRRPSAESPRGAPEHRPERWLPAFGKRRGQNGELGRLRLLGGRVLVLGLYFAAMFALSGSNNLALLDLGVPLGEVGLVTGGLASGINLVMALVSGYLVRRFGTLPLITVSALGVAASGGLMLWASATAAPNLGLAAAILGILCGGGLGVPVFNMIYRWAQGPQPATDYALLFGAAFFAAMPLRVAAPALAGAVGWPVYFALAVPLYALAVLLLRGAIARTLEADRAPS; encoded by the coding sequence GTGAACGGCTACGAGCCCACACCCCATGCGGCGCCCGTATCCGATCGGAGCGAGCCTGGCTGGGCGGCGCAGCTCGCGCCGTTCTTCTGCCTCTACGTCACCTTCGGCACCACGCTGGGCTTCCTCGTCAGCGGCGCGCCGCTGATCCTGCGGGCCCGCGGCATCGATCTCGCCGAGGTCGGCGTTCTCCAGCTCATCAACCTGCCGGTCGGGCTCACCTTTCTCTGGGCGATGCTCGTGGACCGCTTCCGCCTGCCGGGCCTGCCGCACCGTCTCGGCTGGATCGTGCTGATGCAGGGAACGGCCATCGCCCTCCTCATCGTGCTGAGCCGGGGCGAGGCGTGGCCGCTGCCGGCTCTGTTCGGTCTCGCGCTCGCGACCTGCTTCTGCGTCGCCACCATGGACATCGCGCTCGAAGCCCTCGTGGTCGAGACCGTTGGCCCGGAGCGGCGGCCCTACGTCGCCTCGGCGAAGCTCTGCGGCGCCTCGCTCGGTGGCCTGTTCGGGGCTGGTGTGCTGATCGCCGCGTACGACCGGCTCGGTTGGCAGAATGCCGTGCTCGCGGTGGCGATCTTGAACGGGCTCTGCCTGCTACCGATGCTGCGCTATCCCGAGCGGGCCCTGCGCCGCCCCTCAGCCGAGTCGCCGCGCGGTGCCCCGGAGCATCGTCCCGAAAGGTGGCTGCCGGCTTTCGGAAAAAGACGAGGCCAGAACGGAGAGCTCGGCCGCCTGCGCCTGCTCGGCGGGCGCGTGCTGGTGCTCGGCCTCTACTTCGCGGCGATGTTCGCGCTGTCCGGCTCGAACAACCTCGCCCTGCTCGATCTCGGCGTACCCCTCGGCGAGGTCGGGCTCGTCACCGGCGGGCTCGCCTCGGGCATCAACCTCGTCATGGCACTGGTCTCCGGCTACCTCGTGCGCCGCTTCGGCACGCTGCCGCTCATCACCGTGTCCGCCCTCGGTGTCGCGGCCTCGGGCGGGCTCATGCTGTGGGCGAGCGCGACCGCCGCGCCGAATCTCGGCCTCGCGGCGGCGATCCTCGGCATCCTGTGCGGCGGCGGCCTCGGCGTGCCGGTGTTCAACATGATCTACCGCTGGGCCCAGGGCCCGCAGCCCGCCACCGACTATGCGCTCCTATTCGGCGCCGCCTTCTTCGCCGCCATGCCGCTGCGGGTCGCGGCGCCGGCGCTCGCCGGGGCGGTCGGCTGGCCCGTCTACTTCGCCCTCGCGGTGCCGCTCTACGCCCTCGCCGTGCTGCTCCTGCGCGGCGCGATCGCGCGGACGCTGGAGGCCGACCGCGCGCCGTCGTGA
- a CDS encoding DUF2336 domain-containing protein, whose protein sequence is MQDQTPGDRPGPQHPYSRARLNDLVRHIEEALRSGDTALQSKLVLQSAELLTKRWSRLPPPDKPAFDALLVTLCGQIDTAARRAFAERLAPLRLGPPRTAQALARDASAAVAAPLLAGCSSLGDDLLSEVAASGGDGHRRAIAARPSLPPPLTDRLVHHGDGRVAVRLLDNPGARFSEAGFIGLIAHCEQAEAVTLRLALRPDLPSPHRPTLLKLTRQRATDALEADLGGDGATRLLDLATETLARPVAEDRVARFRASLDVIGSRFTGPHRGPNASHLERWIDLNRIEDGLAAIAHATGLPLPMTVAAFDAPAPATLAAILRGLGHPWPVLKALLVRRFGETLSPAMADETWTLHRRLRLGTARRLIRCAAMPMGCAAFLDEAEADDGASDGAGP, encoded by the coding sequence ATGCAGGACCAGACGCCGGGCGACCGCCCCGGTCCACAGCACCCCTATTCGCGCGCGCGCCTCAATGACCTCGTCCGGCACATCGAGGAGGCCTTGCGCAGCGGGGACACGGCGCTCCAGTCGAAGCTCGTCCTGCAATCGGCGGAATTGCTGACCAAGCGCTGGTCGCGTCTCCCGCCGCCGGACAAGCCGGCCTTCGACGCGCTGCTCGTGACCCTATGCGGCCAGATCGATACGGCGGCGCGCCGGGCCTTCGCCGAGCGGCTCGCCCCGTTGCGGCTCGGGCCGCCGCGGACCGCCCAGGCGCTCGCGCGTGATGCCTCCGCCGCCGTCGCAGCACCGCTCCTCGCGGGCTGCTCCAGCCTCGGCGACGACCTCCTGTCCGAAGTCGCGGCCTCGGGCGGCGACGGGCATCGCCGCGCCATCGCCGCGCGCCCGAGCCTGCCCCCGCCCCTGACGGATCGGCTGGTGCATCACGGCGACGGCCGCGTCGCCGTGCGGCTGCTCGACAATCCGGGCGCCCGCTTCTCCGAGGCCGGTTTCATCGGCCTGATCGCCCATTGCGAGCAAGCGGAGGCGGTGACGCTTCGCCTCGCGCTTCGGCCGGACCTTCCATCCCCACACCGGCCGACGCTTCTCAAGCTGACGCGGCAACGGGCGACCGACGCGCTGGAAGCCGATCTCGGCGGCGACGGGGCCACCCGCCTGCTGGACCTGGCGACGGAAACCCTGGCCCGTCCGGTCGCGGAGGACCGCGTCGCGCGGTTTCGCGCCTCGCTCGACGTCATCGGCTCCCGGTTCACCGGCCCGCACCGCGGCCCGAACGCGTCCCACCTCGAACGCTGGATCGACCTGAACCGGATCGAGGACGGGCTCGCCGCCATCGCCCATGCCACCGGCCTCCCGCTCCCCATGACAGTGGCCGCCTTCGACGCGCCCGCACCGGCAACACTCGCCGCGATCCTGCGCGGGCTCGGTCATCCCTGGCCGGTGCTGAAGGCGCTGCTCGTCCGACGCTTCGGCGAGACGCTTTCGCCCGCCATGGCCGACGAGACCTGGACACTGCACCGGCGCCTGCGGCTCGGCACGGCGCGCCGCCTGATCCGCTGCGCAGCGATGCCGATGGGCTGCGCGGCCTTCCTCGACGAGGCCGAGGCGGATGACGGAGCCTCGGACGGAGCCGGGCCGTAG
- a CDS encoding response regulator translates to MTASPTLLIADPDEETRLALAEAVGRLDPGARIVEAADGSALNHALATSHIDLLFVDVLLPQTNGADIRRWREASNPRGLVVLVTDMLAPRWPATARRVGAYDVILKPLGDLHIGRLLAAHRILSRSLDCLVVDPGQATRTLVRKLLGQSHFSFRIREAAGGREAVRLGEAGPIDLAIIEMSLPDYPALEVACRINDRHPEARILMTGPRIEEGMQRQLSTFGASGFLPKPFQFFDIDKAVHESFGLWHPYLINALRREHRLDAEPAVGQAV, encoded by the coding sequence GTGACCGCATCGCCCACCCTCCTGATTGCCGATCCGGACGAGGAGACCCGGCTTGCCCTTGCCGAGGCAGTGGGCCGGCTCGATCCGGGTGCGAGGATCGTCGAGGCGGCCGATGGAAGCGCGCTGAACCATGCGCTCGCCACTTCCCACATCGACCTCCTGTTCGTCGATGTGCTGCTGCCGCAGACCAACGGCGCCGACATCCGACGCTGGCGCGAGGCGAGCAACCCGCGCGGCCTCGTCGTCCTCGTCACCGACATGCTCGCCCCCCGCTGGCCCGCCACGGCCCGCCGCGTCGGCGCCTACGACGTGATCCTCAAGCCGCTGGGGGATCTCCATATCGGCCGCCTGCTCGCCGCCCACCGGATTCTGTCGCGCTCCCTCGACTGCCTCGTCGTCGATCCGGGCCAAGCGACGCGCACGCTGGTGCGCAAGCTCCTCGGGCAGAGCCATTTCTCGTTCCGCATCCGGGAGGCCGCCGGCGGGCGGGAGGCGGTCCGGCTCGGGGAAGCGGGGCCGATCGATCTCGCCATCATCGAGATGAGCCTGCCCGATTATCCTGCCCTCGAAGTTGCCTGCCGCATCAACGACCGCCATCCCGAGGCCCGCATCCTGATGACGGGGCCGCGGATCGAGGAGGGCATGCAGCGCCAGCTCTCCACCTTCGGCGCCTCCGGCTTCCTGCCTAAACCGTTCCAGTTCTTCGACATCGACAAGGCGGTGCACGAGAGCTTCGGCCTGTGGCACCCCTACCTCATCAACGCGCTCCGGCGCGAACACCGGCTCGACGCCGAGCCAGCGGTGGGGCAGGCTGTCTAG
- a CDS encoding L,D-transpeptidase: MFGTGKYRVRLAGALVAVLCAAGAAQAREVVPFADGIGPGTIVVRTNERRLYLVNGDGTAIRYPVAVGKPGKQWSGATQIDGKYYQPDWSPPAEVKRDNPRLPNLIRGGSPSNPMGVAAMTLRGGEYAIHGTNRPHSIGTFASYGCIRMYNQDIADLFGRVSVGTQVYVMR; the protein is encoded by the coding sequence ATGTTCGGAACAGGCAAGTACAGGGTGCGTCTCGCGGGCGCGCTCGTGGCGGTGTTGTGCGCGGCGGGCGCCGCACAGGCCCGCGAGGTCGTCCCGTTCGCCGACGGGATCGGGCCGGGCACGATCGTGGTGCGCACCAACGAGCGCCGGCTCTATCTCGTCAACGGCGACGGCACGGCGATCCGCTACCCCGTCGCGGTCGGCAAGCCGGGCAAGCAGTGGAGCGGCGCGACCCAGATCGACGGCAAGTACTACCAGCCCGACTGGTCGCCCCCAGCCGAGGTGAAGCGCGACAACCCGCGCCTGCCCAACCTCATCCGCGGCGGCTCACCGAGCAACCCGATGGGCGTGGCCGCAATGACCCTGCGCGGCGGCGAGTATGCGATCCACGGCACCAACCGGCCGCACTCAATCGGCACCTTCGCCTCCTACGGCTGTATTCGCATGTACAATCAGGACATCGCCGACCTGTTCGGGCGTGTCTCCGTCGGCACGCAGGTGTATGTGATGCGCTGA
- the bluB gene encoding 5,6-dimethylbenzimidazole synthase: MSEPPSPPSVDPPAFDAAFRARLADLFAWRRDVRRFRSDPVDETVLRTCLDLAALAPSVGNSQPWRFVRVSDAGRRAAVAASFERCNAAARAGYADERGALYARLKLAGLREAPVHLAVFCDSATEAGHGLGRATMPEMLRYSVAACIHAFWLAARAHGLGVGWVSILEPSAVTRTLDVPDAWDLIAYLCVGHPVEEHADPELVRHGWQERRPETVRLHER; this comes from the coding sequence ATGTCCGAACCTCCTTCCCCCCCGTCGGTCGATCCGCCCGCCTTCGACGCCGCCTTCCGGGCCCGCCTCGCGGATCTCTTCGCGTGGCGACGGGACGTTCGGCGCTTCCGCTCCGATCCGGTCGATGAGACCGTGCTGCGGACCTGCCTGGATCTCGCGGCGCTGGCGCCCTCCGTCGGCAACAGCCAACCCTGGCGCTTCGTGCGGGTCTCCGATGCCGGGCGGCGCGCGGCGGTCGCCGCGAGCTTCGAGCGCTGCAACGCCGCCGCCCGCGCGGGCTACGCCGACGAGCGGGGCGCGCTCTACGCCCGCCTGAAGCTCGCGGGCCTGCGCGAGGCGCCGGTCCATCTCGCGGTGTTCTGCGATTCCGCGACCGAGGCCGGCCACGGGCTCGGCCGGGCGACCATGCCGGAGATGCTGCGCTACTCGGTGGCGGCCTGCATCCACGCCTTCTGGCTCGCCGCCCGCGCCCACGGCCTCGGCGTCGGCTGGGTCTCGATCCTCGAACCCAGCGCCGTGACGCGGACCCTCGACGTTCCGGACGCCTGGGATCTAATCGCCTATCTCTGCGTCGGGCACCCGGTCGAGGAGCATGCTGACCCGGAACTCGTCCGCCACGGCTGGCAGGAGCGGCGCCCGGAGACGGTCCGCCTTCACGAGCGCTGA
- a CDS encoding DUF2794 domain-containing protein, producing the protein MSEGQSVDHRSNDRDSQVIPFPSSTSPQVAFQRDELRTIFNLYGRRVAEGEWRDYALDFRRDKAVFSIYRRTSEMPLYRIEKDPKLARRQGAYAVIAASGLVMKRGNDLARVIGVLEGPLRAV; encoded by the coding sequence ATGAGTGAGGGACAGAGCGTCGATCACCGCTCGAACGACCGAGACAGTCAGGTCATCCCGTTTCCGTCCTCGACGAGCCCGCAAGTCGCCTTCCAGCGCGACGAATTGCGAACCATCTTCAATCTCTACGGACGGCGCGTCGCCGAGGGCGAGTGGCGCGACTACGCTCTCGACTTCCGCCGCGACAAGGCGGTGTTCTCGATCTACCGCCGCACCTCCGAGATGCCGCTCTACCGGATCGAGAAGGATCCCAAGCTCGCGCGCCGCCAGGGCGCCTACGCGGTGATTGCGGCGAGCGGGCTCGTGATGAAGCGCGGCAACGATCTCGCCCGCGTCATCGGCGTGCTGGAGGGGCCCTTGCGGGCGGTGTGA
- a CDS encoding TonB-dependent siderophore receptor translates to MFAASAQAQPVVPVLETPAAVALDELAVEGLARGALRLEPQGGVTVGYLGKATRTATKTPTPLIDTPQSVSVVTREQILDQGFQSIGEATRYVPGVIQAQGEGNRDELIIRGQRSNADFFVNGIRDDVQYYRDLYNIQRIEVLKGPNAMTFGRGGGGGVINRVLKEADGVPVREIVAQGGQFANKRVALDVGDRVSDSVFFRMNGVSEDTATYRDFVDIRRYGVNPTMTFLLGPQTTLKLSYEYFHDDRTTDRGIPSQFGRPYRYRENRATYFGNPFLSPTYVNAHIATALLDHVFENGVVMRSQSRIADYEKFYQNVFPGGAVNAAGTAVNISAYNSQTDRTNYFNQTDFTYQFLTGPVKHTLLGGFELGYQEGLSLRQDGFFATTGTQNLVVNPLSPVSRVGITFRNIASGANSRYDLGLAAAYVQDQIELNEHVQLIGGLRFDHFDFAATDRRTNVTNARVDNLISPRAGVVVKPLPNLAFYTSYSVSYLPSSGDQFSALSPGLVIAEPEKFENTEVGVKYDVSPVLQLTGALFNLDRSNQRIADPNRPGFFLTSGQTNTQGAEIGVNGAITDWWSVAGGYAFTDARITSNLSPTIVAGNFVGLVPLNAFTLWNKFDIDQRFSVGVGFINQSHTFATSDQTVRLPSYSRFDLGLFYRINENVRAQVNIENLFDRNYIISAHNNNNILPGAPRTVRAQIVVRW, encoded by the coding sequence GTGTTTGCGGCGTCCGCACAGGCACAGCCGGTCGTGCCGGTGCTAGAGACGCCAGCCGCGGTGGCGCTGGATGAATTGGCCGTCGAGGGTCTTGCTCGCGGTGCCCTGCGCCTTGAGCCGCAGGGCGGCGTCACGGTCGGATATCTCGGCAAGGCGACGCGCACCGCCACCAAGACGCCGACGCCTCTCATCGACACGCCGCAATCCGTCTCGGTCGTCACGCGGGAGCAAATCCTCGACCAGGGCTTCCAATCCATCGGCGAGGCGACGCGCTACGTGCCGGGCGTGATCCAGGCCCAGGGTGAAGGCAACCGGGATGAACTGATCATCCGTGGGCAGCGCTCCAATGCCGACTTCTTCGTCAACGGCATCCGCGACGACGTGCAGTATTACCGCGACCTCTACAACATCCAGCGCATCGAGGTGCTGAAGGGCCCCAACGCGATGACTTTCGGGCGCGGCGGCGGTGGCGGCGTCATCAACCGGGTGCTCAAGGAAGCCGACGGCGTGCCGGTTCGCGAGATCGTCGCCCAGGGCGGCCAGTTCGCCAACAAGCGCGTCGCGCTCGATGTCGGCGACCGCGTCTCGGACAGCGTGTTCTTCCGGATGAACGGCGTGTCCGAGGACACGGCGACCTATCGCGACTTCGTCGACATCCGCCGTTACGGCGTGAACCCGACGATGACCTTCCTGCTCGGGCCACAGACGACGCTGAAGCTGTCCTACGAGTATTTCCACGACGACCGCACCACCGATCGCGGCATCCCCTCGCAGTTCGGCCGGCCCTACCGGTATCGCGAGAACCGGGCGACCTATTTCGGCAACCCATTCCTGTCGCCGACCTACGTCAACGCCCACATCGCTACGGCGCTGCTCGACCACGTCTTCGAGAACGGCGTCGTGATGCGCAGCCAGTCACGCATCGCCGACTACGAGAAGTTCTACCAGAACGTCTTCCCCGGCGGGGCGGTGAACGCGGCCGGCACGGCGGTCAACATCTCGGCCTATAACAGCCAGACGGACCGGACGAATTACTTCAACCAGACCGACTTCACCTACCAGTTCCTCACGGGACCCGTGAAGCATACCTTGCTCGGCGGCTTCGAGCTCGGCTATCAGGAAGGCTTGAGCCTGCGCCAGGACGGGTTCTTCGCGACCACGGGCACCCAGAACCTCGTGGTGAACCCGCTCTCGCCGGTATCACGCGTCGGCATCACCTTCCGCAACATCGCCAGCGGCGCCAACAGCCGGTACGATCTCGGCCTCGCTGCGGCCTATGTGCAGGATCAGATCGAACTCAACGAGCACGTCCAGCTCATCGGCGGCCTGCGTTTCGACCATTTCGACTTCGCCGCGACCGACCGGCGCACCAACGTCACCAATGCCCGTGTCGACAATCTGATCTCGCCCCGCGCCGGCGTCGTGGTGAAGCCGCTGCCGAACCTCGCCTTCTACACGAGCTACAGCGTCTCCTACCTGCCCTCCTCCGGCGATCAGTTCAGCGCCTTATCGCCGGGTCTCGTCATCGCCGAGCCGGAGAAGTTCGAGAACACGGAAGTCGGCGTGAAGTACGACGTGTCCCCCGTGCTTCAACTCACCGGCGCGCTGTTCAACCTCGACCGCTCCAACCAGCGCATCGCCGATCCGAACCGCCCCGGCTTCTTCCTCACCTCGGGCCAGACCAACACGCAGGGCGCGGAGATCGGCGTCAACGGCGCCATCACCGATTGGTGGTCGGTCGCGGGCGGCTACGCCTTCACCGACGCGCGCATCACCAGCAATCTCTCCCCCACGATCGTCGCCGGCAACTTCGTCGGCCTCGTTCCGCTGAACGCCTTCACGCTGTGGAACAAGTTCGACATTGACCAGCGCTTCTCGGTCGGCGTGGGGTTCATCAACCAATCCCACACCTTCGCGACCTCGGATCAGACCGTGCGGCTTCCGAGCTATTCGCGCTTCGACCTCGGACTGTTCTACCGGATCAACGAGAATGTACGCGCGCAGGTGAATATCGAGAACCTGTTCGACCGCAATTACATCATCTCGGCGCATAACAACAACAACATCCTGCCCGGCGCGCCCCGCACGGTCCGGGCCCAGATCGTCGTCCGCTGGTAG
- the eda gene encoding bifunctional 4-hydroxy-2-oxoglutarate aldolase/2-dehydro-3-deoxy-phosphogluconate aldolase translates to MSTIDALMRSVPVIPVLVVEDAADAVPIAEALVGGGLTALEVTLRTPAALDVIRAMSSVEGAVVGAGTVLNARDLDAAIGAGAKFIVSPGLTAPLTEAAIASGLPYLPGVATSADIMRGLDHGIDRFKFFPAEAAGGLKALKALAAPFGQVRFCPTGGITEASAGEWLAHPAVLCVGGSWVVPAGKPNPAAIRRLAEAAAKLRPNR, encoded by the coding sequence ATGAGCACCATCGACGCGCTGATGCGCTCCGTTCCCGTCATCCCCGTCTTGGTGGTGGAAGATGCCGCCGACGCGGTGCCGATCGCCGAGGCACTGGTCGGCGGCGGGCTCACCGCCCTCGAAGTCACGCTACGCACCCCCGCGGCGCTCGACGTGATCCGGGCGATGTCGAGCGTCGAGGGCGCGGTGGTCGGCGCCGGCACGGTGCTGAACGCGCGCGATCTCGATGCCGCCATCGGCGCCGGCGCCAAGTTCATCGTCAGCCCCGGCCTGACCGCGCCGTTGACCGAGGCGGCGATCGCCTCCGGCCTGCCCTACCTGCCGGGGGTCGCGACCTCCGCCGACATCATGCGCGGCCTCGACCACGGGATCGACCGCTTCAAGTTCTTCCCAGCGGAAGCGGCCGGCGGGCTGAAGGCGCTGAAGGCCCTGGCCGCCCCCTTCGGTCAGGTGCGGTTCTGCCCCACCGGCGGCATCACCGAGGCGAGTGCGGGCGAGTGGCTCGCCCACCCGGCCGTACTCTGCGTCGGCGGAAGCTGGGTGGTGCCTGCGGGCAAGCCCAACCCGGCCGCGATCCGGCGGCTCGCCGAGGCGGCCGCGAAGCTGCGCCCGAACCGATAA